One part of the Nitrosopumilus sp. genome encodes these proteins:
- a CDS encoding 4-phosphopantoate--beta-alanine ligase produces MSLIPKSHPRAKSLLIREKLVKGFDNGLVAKEGLLAQGRGEAFDYLLGEKTTNSAKKAIRAAAAQILLAERPVISVNGNIAALCPKEIVKLSKQTKAKLEVNLFYTNKNRKQAIIKTLKKSGAKMILGSNLSTSTKLPGIDSARRIVDKNGIFAADVVVVPLEDGDRTIALRKAGKIVITFDLNPLSRTSQTANITIVDNVTRAIDLLIYDSKKLSKKNHSSLRKIVDDFDNKKNLSENILEIRKNLTRGAKIA; encoded by the coding sequence ATGTCACTAATTCCTAAATCACATCCAAGAGCTAAATCATTACTTATTAGAGAGAAACTTGTGAAAGGATTTGATAATGGTTTAGTTGCAAAAGAAGGGTTGCTAGCACAAGGCAGAGGTGAAGCTTTTGATTATCTATTAGGTGAGAAAACAACAAACTCTGCAAAAAAGGCAATAAGAGCTGCTGCAGCTCAGATTCTTTTAGCAGAAAGACCAGTAATATCTGTCAATGGAAATATAGCTGCGTTGTGCCCTAAAGAAATTGTAAAACTATCAAAGCAAACCAAGGCTAAACTTGAGGTAAATCTGTTTTATACTAACAAAAATAGAAAACAGGCAATCATCAAGACTCTCAAAAAATCAGGTGCAAAGATGATTTTAGGTTCAAATCTCAGTACATCTACAAAATTACCTGGAATTGATTCAGCAAGAAGAATAGTTGATAAAAATGGAATTTTTGCTGCAGATGTTGTAGTAGTACCATTAGAAGATGGAGATAGAACAATAGCTCTAAGAAAAGCAGGAAAAATAGTCATTACATTTGATCTAAATCCTCTTTCTAGAACTTCCCAAACTGCAAATATTACAATTGTAGATAATGTAACACGCGCAATTGATTTACTAATATATGACTCAAAGAAATTATCTAAAAAAAATCACAGTTCACTTAGAAAAATAGTTGATGATTTTGACAATAAAAAAAATCTTTCAGAAAACATACTTGAGATTAGAAAAAATCTAACAAGAGGTGCTAAGATTGCATAA
- a CDS encoding GHMP kinase, with amino-acid sequence MEAKAFCPAHITGFFKAHLEDSQNNLENLGSMGAGFSIKHGVTTKVKINTKNNQQSNFHITTKGYQSDKTDVSEYVLNEFLKLGEFSDTFFDIEHEILIPVGYGLGSSSAVALSLSYALDQALDTKLDKTRIGQIAHNAEVNCKTGLGDVLASYHGGFEIRVKPGAPGIGSVEKIFTDKITILMICFSPISTNKFIRERLSQINGIGGKMVKKLLESKNYEHFQDMSLEFAKYVDVMTPRMQKLVDELSQKNIKCGIALFGETVFTMIPKEKENDVLEILHKYSDGSIIKSELDDQGARVLFN; translated from the coding sequence ATGGAAGCTAAGGCATTTTGTCCTGCCCACATTACAGGTTTTTTCAAGGCTCATTTAGAGGACTCTCAAAATAATTTAGAAAATTTAGGTTCGATGGGCGCTGGATTTTCAATTAAACATGGCGTAACTACAAAAGTAAAAATTAATACAAAAAATAATCAGCAATCAAATTTTCATATTACAACAAAAGGATATCAATCAGATAAAACCGATGTATCAGAATATGTTTTAAATGAATTTTTAAAGCTTGGAGAATTTTCAGATACATTTTTTGATATTGAACATGAAATTTTGATTCCAGTTGGGTATGGTTTAGGTTCTAGTAGTGCTGTTGCTTTATCGTTATCTTATGCACTAGATCAAGCTCTTGATACTAAATTGGATAAAACAAGAATTGGACAAATTGCACATAACGCAGAGGTAAATTGTAAAACAGGACTAGGAGATGTTTTAGCTTCATATCATGGAGGATTTGAAATTCGTGTTAAACCAGGTGCGCCTGGAATTGGGAGTGTTGAAAAAATTTTCACAGATAAAATTACTATATTGATGATATGTTTCTCTCCAATTTCTACAAATAAGTTCATCAGAGAACGTTTATCACAGATTAATGGCATAGGTGGGAAAATGGTAAAAAAGTTATTAGAATCAAAAAATTATGAACATTTTCAAGATATGTCTTTAGAATTTGCAAAATATGTAGATGTTATGACACCAAGAATGCAAAAATTGGTTGATGAGTTATCACAAAAGAATATCAAATGTGGAATTGCATTATTTGGTGAAACAGTTTTTACAATGATTCCAAAAGAGAAAGAAAATGATGTTTTAGAAATTTTACATAAATATTCTGATGGTTCAATAATAAAATCAGAATTAGATGATCAAGGAGCCAGAGTTCTTTTTAATTGA
- a CDS encoding NUDIX hydrolase, with product MKKKKIYEGKILGLSVYDGKIEGRKVKREMIEHRGAAAMLAFDDEEKIILVKQHRFPHGYVLEIPAGTLEKKEEPIKCAHRELEEETGYRAKKMTPLITYYPSIGYNTEIIHCFVASGLKKIADLKLDEDEILSVIKMDLKKLLKLIKSGKIQDSKTICAVLTYAAKKKLY from the coding sequence ATGAAGAAAAAGAAGATCTATGAAGGAAAAATTTTAGGCCTTAGTGTTTATGATGGTAAAATAGAAGGAAGGAAAGTAAAACGTGAAATGATAGAACATAGAGGAGCTGCTGCAATGCTTGCCTTTGATGATGAAGAAAAGATCATTCTTGTAAAACAACATAGATTTCCTCATGGATACGTATTAGAAATCCCTGCAGGAACTTTAGAAAAAAAAGAAGAACCAATAAAATGTGCCCACAGAGAATTAGAAGAAGAGACTGGATATAGAGCAAAAAAGATGACGCCCCTCATTACATATTATCCATCTATAGGTTATAACACAGAGATAATTCATTGTTTTGTAGCCTCAGGATTAAAGAAAATTGCAGATTTGAAACTAGATGAAGATGAGATTTTGTCAGTTATAAAAATGGATTTGAAGAAACTATTGAAATTAATTAAATCTGGAAAAATTCAAGATTCAAAAACAATATGTGCGGTTTTGACTTATGCAGCCAAAAAGAAACTTTACTAA
- a CDS encoding FtsX-like permease family protein, protein MLFNKKGSLIGAVLAVTIGILVIHVNFVIFQGLFDAIVRDISDYRNGDILVTDDADFIDKSDLSLVNWFERIPYVEAATPRLSSTAEMNMTKSGKLVEETRVPIVGVDPFRDILASTVAQTVTDGSYVFSRNSIVLGSNVARDLGGAQVGDSVKVLIVDRYGQDQIRRFTVSGIAQSPGGQGFDYTAVVHIDTLRDMMNRHGDTGSLIVKLNDPSKAFEVKEFFLRSFPNDDFIAETIEESAEQQLAGFRSGIAMINMIGYFGMMSSAFAIVTIQMMLVNGKTREIGVMRAIGAKRKDILIIFIFQGMIIGAIGAGVGTAAGLGYTFYAKETKMSFNNSLPLEVSYNWEKIIQTALTSFVLAIIASLYPSYRATKLLPVEAMRTV, encoded by the coding sequence ATGCTGTTCAACAAAAAAGGCAGTTTGATTGGAGCAGTATTGGCAGTAACGATTGGAATTTTAGTAATTCATGTAAACTTTGTAATTTTTCAGGGACTCTTTGATGCAATTGTTAGGGATATCAGTGATTATCGAAATGGTGATATTCTTGTCACTGATGATGCAGATTTTATTGATAAATCTGATTTGTCTCTTGTGAATTGGTTTGAAAGAATTCCCTATGTTGAAGCTGCAACTCCGCGGCTTTCATCGACGGCAGAAATGAATATGACTAAAAGTGGAAAATTAGTAGAAGAAACCAGAGTTCCTATTGTAGGTGTTGATCCATTCAGGGATATTCTTGCATCAACTGTTGCCCAAACTGTTACAGATGGTTCCTATGTTTTCTCTAGAAATTCTATAGTATTAGGATCAAATGTTGCAAGAGATCTTGGTGGAGCTCAAGTTGGTGATAGTGTTAAAGTTCTCATAGTTGATAGATATGGACAAGATCAAATTCGAAGATTTACCGTATCTGGAATTGCTCAATCACCCGGTGGCCAAGGATTTGATTATACTGCTGTAGTACATATTGATACTTTACGTGATATGATGAATAGACATGGTGACACAGGATCTCTAATAGTAAAACTTAATGATCCATCAAAGGCATTTGAAGTAAAAGAGTTCTTCTTAAGATCATTCCCAAATGATGATTTTATTGCAGAAACCATAGAAGAATCAGCTGAACAACAATTAGCTGGTTTTAGATCAGGTATTGCAATGATTAACATGATTGGATATTTTGGAATGATGTCATCAGCATTTGCAATTGTTACAATTCAAATGATGTTAGTAAATGGTAAAACAAGAGAAATTGGAGTAATGAGAGCAATAGGAGCTAAACGAAAAGATATTTTGATAATTTTTATTTTCCAAGGAATGATTATTGGAGCAATAGGAGCTGGTGTGGGTACTGCGGCAGGATTGGGCTACACATTTTATGCCAAGGAAACAAAAATGTCTTTTAATAACAGTCTACCTCTTGAAGTAAGCTATAACTGGGAAAAAATTATACAAACAGCATTAACGTCATTTGTTTTGGCAATTATTGCATCATTATATCCCTCATATAGAGCAACAAAATTGTTACCAGTGGAGGCGATGAGAACTGTCTAA
- the panB gene encoding 3-methyl-2-oxobutanoate hydroxymethyltransferase: protein MHKSVLDILKMKKEKKKISVITSYDYTLASLCDKAGIDVLLVGDSAGMVMLGYENTIPVTMDQMCMFTEAVSRARKNALLISDLPFMSYQSSIEDAINNSGKLIKAGADAVKLEGGSIMTETISAIVDIGIPVMGHIGLQPQTTMLSEGYKVQGKTKESAMKLIEDAKELEGAGVFSIVLEMVSHEVAEIISQTVSVPTIGIGSGIGCDGQVLVVQDLLGMYDKIKPKFAKRYMNLSEDIVKSLEDYKKDVNSGAFPAEENWFSMDDEELKKLREQIGS from the coding sequence TTGCATAAATCAGTATTAGATATTTTAAAAATGAAAAAAGAAAAGAAAAAAATTTCTGTCATTACAAGTTATGATTACACTTTAGCATCACTTTGTGATAAAGCAGGAATTGATGTACTCTTAGTCGGAGACAGTGCAGGAATGGTAATGTTAGGATATGAAAATACAATTCCTGTGACAATGGATCAAATGTGTATGTTTACAGAAGCAGTCAGCAGAGCAAGAAAAAATGCACTCTTAATATCAGATTTACCATTTATGTCATACCAATCTAGTATAGAAGACGCGATTAATAATTCAGGAAAATTAATCAAAGCAGGAGCTGATGCAGTAAAGCTTGAAGGAGGTTCAATAATGACTGAAACAATTAGTGCCATAGTTGACATTGGAATTCCAGTAATGGGACACATTGGATTACAGCCACAAACAACAATGCTTTCAGAAGGATACAAAGTTCAAGGTAAAACAAAAGAATCTGCAATGAAGTTAATTGAAGATGCAAAAGAGCTTGAAGGAGCAGGTGTATTCAGTATTGTATTAGAAATGGTTAGCCATGAAGTTGCTGAGATAATATCTCAAACAGTTAGTGTTCCTACAATTGGAATTGGTTCAGGTATTGGTTGTGATGGACAAGTTCTAGTTGTTCAAGATTTACTTGGAATGTATGATAAAATTAAACCAAAATTTGCTAAAAGATACATGAATTTATCTGAAGATATTGTAAAATCCCTTGAAGATTACAAAAAAGATGTAAATTCAGGAGCGTTTCCTGCAGAAGAAAACTGGTTTTCTATGGATGATGAAGAGTTGAAAAAACTACGTGAGCAAATTGGCAGTTAA
- a CDS encoding AsnC family transcriptional regulator, whose product MDNLDMKILSRLLNNCRESDRQIGMELGISGGAVRARIRKMEEMKIIEEFFIKVEPPVLGYGVLYFVVSGEDINEILDQIVLVGEPFFVVPCVGGITVCSIVVKDNMEQKIQLANKLMKDVRVLSIFEAENPGFNSNLTKTDLEILDKLIKNPIAKIETIAEKTNMSTKTITRCIEKLQENDGVQFTVIYDPKKIERYIPHAILTWIDGDLKETIENMNRIFSKSYLQIPFIAKNQIVLFMYSDNIFKMDEITQKVRTVKNVKSADLFIPKKISFHIKWLEKAIKDFKKSSKLHLTYQTN is encoded by the coding sequence ATGGACAATTTAGATATGAAAATTCTAAGCAGATTATTGAATAATTGTAGAGAGTCAGATAGACAAATTGGAATGGAATTAGGGATTTCTGGAGGAGCAGTGCGTGCAAGAATTCGAAAAATGGAAGAAATGAAAATTATTGAAGAATTTTTCATTAAAGTTGAACCTCCTGTTTTGGGATATGGTGTTTTGTATTTTGTAGTATCAGGTGAAGATATTAATGAAATTTTAGATCAGATAGTCCTTGTAGGGGAACCATTTTTTGTTGTTCCATGTGTAGGTGGAATTACTGTTTGTAGTATTGTTGTAAAAGATAACATGGAACAAAAAATTCAACTTGCAAATAAATTGATGAAAGATGTTAGAGTTTTGTCTATTTTTGAAGCAGAGAATCCTGGATTTAATTCAAATCTTACTAAAACAGATTTAGAGATACTAGATAAATTAATCAAAAACCCCATAGCGAAAATTGAAACAATTGCAGAAAAGACAAACATGTCCACAAAAACAATTACCAGATGCATTGAAAAACTACAAGAAAATGATGGAGTTCAGTTTACAGTGATTTATGATCCAAAAAAAATTGAAAGATATATTCCTCATGCCATATTAACTTGGATAGATGGAGATCTTAAAGAAACAATAGAAAATATGAACAGAATATTTTCAAAATCATATTTACAAATTCCATTTATTGCTAAAAATCAAATAGTTTTGTTTATGTATAGTGATAATATTTTCAAAATGGATGAAATAACACAAAAAGTTAGAACTGTTAAGAATGTAAAATCAGCAGACTTGTTTATTCCTAAGAAAATTTCATTTCATATCAAATGGTTAGAAAAAGCTATTAAAGATTTTAAGAAATCATCAAAATTACATCTAACTTATCAAACAAATTAA
- a CDS encoding phosphate uptake regulator PhoU has product MTKFIRRLQKIGSTILVSLPKEWIDANNLDKSSQVEIETGHDSISISLNKESRTTKELVISYPLPKEENIVADITGAYLLGYDVFKINSKSSIPGEDREKIRNSMRRLVGMEIIEEDASHINMQFLLDATTLDPEKILKRMSSIALGMYDDASKGLISDDKSNLETLSKRDVEVNRQYFLLVRLIRSALVDKKLANAFNLENIDVLDYRVAANLLENAGDSIVELSNFIYKSTLSQEHSKKIFDMVKDFSILAEKSIDAFTKPDRLLAIEAISLHKKYEQNLSKLRIALGNKKQIPIEFLDLVYMYEKIAQSWADVADLVKPIYNE; this is encoded by the coding sequence TTGACTAAATTTATTCGACGCCTACAAAAAATTGGAAGCACCATCCTAGTGTCATTGCCAAAAGAATGGATTGATGCAAACAATCTAGATAAATCCAGTCAGGTTGAGATTGAAACTGGACATGATAGCATTTCAATATCTCTAAACAAAGAATCACGTACAACAAAAGAACTAGTTATTTCATATCCATTACCAAAAGAGGAAAACATAGTAGCTGACATTACAGGTGCTTACCTTTTAGGATATGATGTATTCAAAATAAATTCCAAATCCAGCATACCAGGAGAAGATAGAGAAAAAATTCGTAATTCAATGAGAAGATTAGTAGGTATGGAAATCATTGAAGAGGATGCATCTCATATCAATATGCAATTTCTTTTAGATGCAACAACACTTGATCCAGAAAAAATTCTAAAGAGAATGAGTTCAATTGCACTTGGAATGTATGATGACGCATCAAAAGGATTAATTTCAGATGATAAATCTAATTTAGAAACATTATCAAAACGTGATGTCGAAGTGAATCGACAATATTTTTTGTTAGTTCGTTTAATCCGAAGTGCGCTTGTTGATAAAAAATTAGCTAATGCATTTAATTTAGAAAATATTGATGTACTTGATTATAGGGTTGCAGCAAATCTTCTTGAAAATGCTGGTGATTCTATAGTTGAACTTTCAAATTTTATTTACAAATCAACTTTATCACAAGAGCATTCAAAAAAGATTTTTGATATGGTAAAAGATTTTAGCATACTTGCAGAAAAATCAATTGATGCATTTACAAAACCTGATAGACTTTTAGCAATTGAAGCAATATCATTACATAAAAAATATGAACAAAATTTAAGTAAATTAAGAATTGCATTAGGAAATAAAAAACAAATTCCAATTGAATTTCTTGATTTAGTCTATATGTATGAAAAAATTGCACAATCTTGGGCCGACGTTGCAGATCTTGTTAAACCAATCTATAATGAATGA
- a CDS encoding ABC transporter ATP-binding protein, whose translation MYGEGENKVKALDDVSFSIEKGEIVLIVGSSGSGKSTLLNMIGLLDRPTNGKIFIDNIDTTTLDDNNVSSFRNKKLGFIFQFSNLLSDLTVLENILLPRQIAGTNHTSEKDARDLLKAVGLEDQMNKRANKISGGQAQRVAIARGLINKPSIVLADEPTGNLDSVTSETIVQLMKSMAKKLNQTFVIVTHDRQHFGDVDKVITIKDGRAFEGDHPSKMEVTA comes from the coding sequence ATTTACGGTGAAGGAGAAAACAAAGTAAAAGCTCTTGATGATGTATCATTTTCAATTGAGAAAGGAGAAATTGTTCTAATTGTGGGAAGTTCTGGTTCTGGTAAATCTACTTTGCTTAACATGATTGGATTATTAGATCGTCCTACAAACGGAAAAATTTTCATTGATAACATTGATACTACAACCCTTGATGACAACAACGTTTCATCATTTAGAAATAAAAAATTAGGATTCATCTTCCAATTTTCAAATTTATTAAGTGATCTTACAGTTTTAGAAAACATTTTGTTACCAAGGCAAATTGCTGGAACCAATCATACATCAGAAAAAGATGCAAGAGATTTACTAAAGGCCGTGGGACTAGAGGATCAAATGAATAAACGAGCAAACAAAATTTCTGGTGGACAAGCTCAAAGAGTAGCAATTGCTAGAGGATTAATCAATAAACCCTCAATTGTTTTAGCAGATGAACCAACTGGTAACCTTGATTCTGTAACTTCAGAAACCATAGTTCAATTAATGAAATCAATGGCAAAAAAACTAAATCAAACATTTGTTATAGTCACTCACGATAGACAGCATTTTGGTGATGTAGACAAAGTAATCACTATCAAAGATGGTAGAGCATTCGAAGGTGATCACCCCTCAAAAATGGAAGTAACTGCATAA